A genomic region of Pseudoalteromonas piscicida contains the following coding sequences:
- a CDS encoding NADH:ubiquinone reductase (Na(+)-transporting) subunit B: MALKKFLEDIEPHFEPGGKHEKWYALYEAVATIFYTPGYVNKGATHVRDNIDLKRIMILVWMATFPAMFFGMFNIGHQAALALGNGFELANTWQVAIFQALGGELTADAGWGAKTFYGACFFLPIYATVFAVGGFWEVLFASVRKHEVNEGFFVTSVLFALILPATIPLWQAALGITFGVVIAKEIFGGTGRNFLNPALAGRAFLFFAYPADISGDTVWTAVDSFSGATYLGQATAGSLDYSNMDLWFNAFYGFIQGSVGETSTLAILLGGLFLVYVRIASWRIVLGTFIGMVVMSFVLNAIGSETNAAFAMPWHWHLVLGGFAFGMFFMATDPVSASFTDKGKWLYGALIGVMVVLIRVVNPAYPEGMMLAILFANLFAPLFDHFVVQSNVKRRLARVN; encoded by the coding sequence ATGGCCTTAAAGAAATTTTTAGAAGACATTGAACCTCACTTTGAACCTGGTGGTAAACACGAGAAGTGGTACGCGCTTTACGAAGCCGTAGCAACTATCTTCTATACTCCTGGTTATGTAAACAAAGGTGCAACGCACGTTCGCGATAATATCGACCTAAAACGTATTATGATTTTAGTGTGGATGGCGACGTTCCCAGCAATGTTCTTTGGTATGTTCAACATCGGTCACCAAGCTGCGCTTGCACTAGGTAACGGTTTTGAGCTTGCTAATACTTGGCAGGTAGCTATCTTCCAAGCGCTTGGTGGTGAATTAACTGCTGATGCAGGTTGGGGCGCCAAAACGTTCTACGGTGCGTGTTTCTTCTTGCCTATTTACGCTACCGTGTTCGCGGTTGGTGGCTTCTGGGAAGTGTTATTCGCATCAGTTCGTAAGCATGAAGTAAATGAAGGTTTCTTCGTAACTTCGGTATTATTTGCGCTTATCCTGCCTGCGACAATTCCTTTATGGCAAGCTGCTTTAGGTATTACGTTTGGTGTTGTAATCGCGAAGGAAATCTTCGGCGGTACTGGTCGTAACTTCTTAAACCCAGCACTTGCAGGCCGTGCGTTCTTATTCTTCGCATACCCTGCTGACATTTCTGGTGACACAGTGTGGACAGCTGTTGATTCGTTCTCTGGTGCAACTTACCTAGGTCAAGCAACTGCAGGTTCACTAGACTACAGCAATATGGACCTTTGGTTTAATGCGTTTTATGGCTTTATCCAAGGCTCTGTAGGTGAGACATCAACACTAGCAATCTTACTTGGTGGTTTGTTCCTGGTTTATGTTCGTATCGCTTCATGGCGCATCGTACTAGGTACATTCATTGGTATGGTTGTAATGTCATTCGTTCTAAATGCAATTGGCTCTGAAACAAATGCTGCGTTTGCTATGCCTTGGCATTGGCACTTAGTACTTGGTGGTTTTGCATTTGGTATGTTCTTTATGGCAACAGACCCTGTATCTGCGTCTTTCACAGACAAAGGTAAGTGGTTATACGGTGCGCTAATCGGTGTAATGGTTGTGCTTATCCGTGTTGTTAACCCGGCATACCCAGAGGGCATGATGTTGGCAATCCTATTCGCTAACCTTTTTGCTCCACTATTCGACCACTTCGTAGTGCAGTCTAATGTGAAGAGGAGATTGGCACGTGTCAACTAA
- a CDS encoding Na(+)-translocating NADH-quinone reductase subunit A translates to MINIKKGLDLPIEGAPQQVIHDGSAVKRVAVLGEEFIGMRPTMHIRVDDQVKKGQVLFEDKKNPGVKFTAPASGVVKEINRGAKRVLQSVVIEVQGDEQITFEKFSAADLSNLDSEKVKEVLIESGQWPALRARPFSRVAVPSATPSSIFVTATDTNPLAADPAVIIAENVEAFEAGLAVVSRLTEGKVFVCKKAGANVPSSSISQVEVHEFAGVHPAGNVGTHIHFLDSVGTNKQVWHIGYQDVIAFGKLFLTGEIYSDRVIALAGPRVKNPRLVKTHVGASLTDLVAGELEDGDNRVISGSVLAGKTATGPHAYLGRYHTQVSVLLEGREKELFGWIAPGSDKFSVTRTFISHLTPSRLFKMTTSTGGSKRAMVPIGNYERVMPLDILPTLLLRDLISRDLDSAISLGALELDEEDLALCTYVCPGKYEYGSILRDCLTTIEKEG, encoded by the coding sequence ATGATCAACATAAAAAAAGGTCTGGACTTACCAATAGAGGGCGCACCTCAGCAAGTTATTCATGATGGTTCTGCCGTCAAACGAGTAGCTGTGCTAGGTGAAGAATTCATCGGTATGCGTCCTACCATGCATATTCGTGTGGATGACCAAGTCAAAAAAGGCCAAGTTCTTTTTGAAGATAAAAAGAACCCAGGCGTCAAGTTTACTGCGCCAGCTTCTGGTGTAGTTAAAGAAATTAACCGTGGTGCTAAGCGTGTACTTCAATCCGTTGTGATCGAAGTTCAAGGCGACGAGCAAATCACTTTCGAGAAGTTTTCAGCTGCTGATTTAAGCAACTTAGACTCTGAAAAAGTGAAGGAAGTGCTAATCGAGTCTGGTCAGTGGCCAGCGCTTCGTGCACGTCCATTCAGCCGTGTCGCTGTGCCGAGTGCAACACCTAGCTCAATCTTTGTGACAGCAACAGATACTAATCCGTTAGCAGCAGATCCTGCTGTTATCATCGCAGAAAACGTGGAAGCGTTTGAAGCGGGTCTAGCGGTTGTATCTCGTTTGACTGAAGGCAAAGTATTTGTGTGTAAGAAAGCGGGTGCTAACGTACCTAGTTCTTCTATCTCACAAGTAGAAGTTCATGAGTTTGCAGGTGTGCACCCAGCAGGTAACGTGGGTACTCACATTCACTTCCTAGATTCTGTAGGTACAAACAAGCAAGTTTGGCACATTGGTTACCAAGATGTCATCGCGTTTGGTAAGTTGTTCCTGACAGGTGAAATCTACTCAGACAGAGTTATTGCTCTAGCAGGTCCTCGAGTTAAGAACCCTCGCTTAGTAAAAACTCATGTCGGTGCGTCGCTAACAGATTTAGTTGCAGGCGAGCTTGAAGACGGTGATAACCGAGTCATTTCTGGCTCTGTGTTAGCTGGTAAAACAGCAACTGGCCCTCACGCTTACCTTGGTCGTTACCATACTCAAGTATCAGTTTTACTTGAAGGTCGCGAGAAAGAGCTATTTGGCTGGATCGCTCCTGGTAGTGACAAATTCTCCGTAACACGTACATTCATTTCACACTTAACACCTAGCCGTTTGTTCAAGATGACAACGTCTACTGGTGGTTCTAAGCGTGCGATGGTACCAATCGGTAACTATGAGCGTGTTATGCCACTCGATATTTTGCCAACGCTATTATTACGTGATCTTATTTCACGTGATCTAGATTCTGCGATTTCGTTGGGTGCACTAGAGCTAGATGAAGAAGATTTAGCACTATGTACTTACGTATGTCCGGGCAAATATGAGTACGGTTCAATCCTACGCGATTGCCTGACTACTATCGAGAAGGAAGGTTAA
- the fabV gene encoding enoyl-ACP reductase FabV, whose amino-acid sequence MVIKPKIRGFICTNAHPVGCAAHVQEQIEYVKQQGQIENGPKNVLVIGASTGYGLASRITAAFGAGAKTLGIFFEKEGSEKKTASAGWYNTAAFQQAAEEAGLWSKNINGDAFSDELKQKTIDTIKAELGKVDLVVYSLASPRRKDPKSDEVYSSTLKPIGSAITTKNLNTSKRVIDEMTVEAANEDEIANTVKVMGGEDWELWIDALKQADVLADGFKTTAYTYIGKELTWPIYGHATIGKAKEDLDRATLAIRETTADIKGEAYVSSLNAVVTQASSAIPIMPLYISALFKVMKGDGTYEGTIEQIHGLFTENLYGQSPRFDDGGHLFQNYKELEDGVQARVQTIWDTVDTDTIDELTDYVGYHNEFLKLFGFGVDGVDYEADVDATVEISHLV is encoded by the coding sequence ATGGTCATCAAACCAAAAATTCGCGGATTTATTTGTACTAATGCGCATCCAGTAGGCTGTGCTGCACACGTTCAAGAACAGATTGAATACGTAAAACAACAAGGCCAAATCGAAAATGGTCCTAAAAATGTATTAGTAATTGGTGCATCGACAGGTTATGGCTTGGCATCGCGTATCACGGCTGCATTTGGTGCCGGTGCGAAAACGTTAGGTATCTTCTTTGAAAAAGAAGGCTCAGAGAAGAAAACCGCGTCAGCGGGTTGGTATAATACGGCTGCCTTCCAACAAGCTGCAGAAGAAGCGGGTTTGTGGTCGAAAAATATCAATGGCGATGCATTTTCTGATGAGTTGAAGCAAAAAACCATCGACACCATCAAAGCTGAATTGGGTAAAGTAGATTTAGTGGTATATAGCCTTGCGTCTCCTCGTCGTAAAGACCCTAAATCTGATGAAGTTTATTCTTCAACACTTAAGCCAATTGGCTCAGCTATCACAACTAAAAACCTGAATACTTCTAAGCGCGTCATTGATGAAATGACAGTTGAAGCTGCTAACGAAGACGAAATCGCCAATACGGTGAAAGTGATGGGTGGTGAAGACTGGGAACTTTGGATTGATGCGCTTAAGCAAGCAGATGTACTGGCTGATGGTTTCAAAACAACGGCATACACTTATATTGGTAAAGAGTTGACTTGGCCAATATACGGCCACGCAACGATTGGTAAAGCAAAAGAAGACTTGGATCGTGCGACGCTGGCAATTCGCGAAACCACTGCTGATATTAAAGGCGAAGCTTATGTGTCTTCACTGAATGCAGTAGTGACGCAGGCAAGCTCTGCTATTCCAATTATGCCTCTTTATATCTCTGCACTATTTAAAGTGATGAAAGGTGATGGAACTTATGAAGGGACAATCGAGCAAATTCATGGGCTGTTTACTGAAAATCTATATGGTCAATCGCCACGCTTTGATGATGGCGGTCACTTGTTCCAAAACTATAAGGAACTAGAAGACGGCGTTCAAGCTCGTGTGCAAACTATTTGGGATACTGTTGATACTGATACAATTGATGAATTGACGGATTATGTTGGTTATCACAACGAATTCTTGAAGCTATTCGGCTTCGGAGTTGACGGCGTAGATTACGAAGCTGATGTGGATGCAACGGTAGAAATTAGTCACCTAGTTTAA
- a CDS encoding BolA family protein, with product MSMQSQIYDKIAEAVACKHLNVINESHMHSRGEESHFKVIVVSEQFIGQRLLQRHRKINEVLKDELQNHIHALAIHAYTPEEFSDKEGQTPESPKCLGGSKFDS from the coding sequence ATGTCAATGCAATCACAGATTTATGACAAAATAGCTGAAGCCGTTGCGTGCAAGCATCTGAACGTTATCAATGAAAGCCATATGCACAGCCGTGGCGAAGAGTCTCATTTTAAAGTCATTGTTGTAAGCGAACAATTTATCGGTCAGCGGCTGCTGCAGCGTCATCGAAAGATCAATGAAGTGCTAAAAGATGAGCTGCAAAACCATATTCACGCTTTGGCCATTCATGCCTATACACCAGAAGAGTTTTCAGACAAAGAAGGTCAGACGCCAGAGTCACCAAAATGTTTGGGTGGTTCTAAGTTTGATAGCTGA
- a CDS encoding alpha-ketoglutarate-dependent dioxygenase AlkB family protein: protein MRAVDKARNLPCGFSYQAQAISFDKSLALYNVLLNSLAWQQNTITLFGKTHQTPRLERFIADPDVHYSYSGKRLENAPWPSVLLGIRQTLERRFNMPFNAVLANFYRDGQDSMGWHSDDEPELGLTPIIASLSLGATRKFKIRHKVSHSVTDILLETGSLLVMQGDSQRDYQHALPKQAKVTQGRINLTFRSVGNTR from the coding sequence ATGAGAGCAGTAGACAAAGCACGGAACTTGCCGTGCGGTTTTAGCTATCAAGCACAGGCTATTAGCTTCGATAAAAGTCTAGCGCTATATAATGTACTACTGAATAGCCTTGCGTGGCAGCAAAATACCATCACCTTATTTGGTAAGACCCATCAAACGCCTCGACTTGAACGATTTATTGCCGACCCTGACGTGCATTACAGTTATTCTGGAAAGCGACTTGAAAATGCTCCTTGGCCTTCGGTATTGCTGGGGATCAGACAAACGCTAGAACGCAGATTTAATATGCCTTTTAATGCAGTATTGGCTAATTTTTATCGTGACGGTCAAGACAGTATGGGCTGGCACAGTGATGATGAACCTGAACTCGGTTTGACGCCCATAATTGCTTCACTGTCGCTTGGCGCGACCCGTAAATTTAAAATACGCCACAAAGTAAGTCACTCTGTAACTGATATTCTATTGGAAACAGGCAGCTTATTGGTAATGCAAGGTGATAGCCAGCGCGACTATCAACATGCTTTGCCAAAGCAGGCCAAGGTGACTCAGGGGCGTATTAATCTCACTTTTCGAAGTGTTGGAAATACGCGCTGA
- a CDS encoding methyltransferase, translated as MTTDAILAGNPFTLHRFPLDQKNRSLQAWDSADEYLLDYVFEHHRDANRILILNDSFGALCCALADKHCTVVTDSYVSTLAYEYNLEANELADAKVDVLTSMDELPKDIDLILIKIPKNSGLLQAQLAQLSKLTIDIPVIAAGKAKEIHTSTLKSFSHFLTEPTTSLAVKKSRLVFSKTSAKAIDSKFPVSWPLEKTDFTLSNEANVFSRDSLDIGARFFINYLPMGKKPLKVIDLGCGNGVIGLMTLAKMPNATVTFIDESAMAVHSAEQNVVDNLPERVADCQFVQNDCLTGFENYGADLILCNPPFHQANAITDHIAWQMFLQAKAALRQGGELRIIGNRHLEYDDKLKRLFGNSKTLGNNKKFTVLSAIKRS; from the coding sequence ATGACGACTGATGCAATTCTAGCCGGAAACCCTTTTACGCTACATAGGTTTCCACTCGATCAAAAAAATCGTAGCTTACAAGCTTGGGATTCAGCCGACGAATACCTGTTAGATTATGTCTTTGAACATCACCGCGATGCAAATCGTATTCTCATTCTCAACGATAGTTTTGGCGCATTATGCTGTGCACTTGCTGACAAGCACTGTACGGTAGTGACCGACTCTTATGTGAGTACCCTCGCCTATGAGTATAATTTAGAGGCCAACGAACTTGCGGACGCTAAGGTTGATGTACTCACTAGCATGGATGAGCTGCCAAAGGATATCGATCTGATATTAATAAAAATTCCCAAAAACTCAGGGCTATTGCAAGCGCAACTTGCACAGTTAAGTAAATTGACTATAGACATTCCCGTCATTGCGGCTGGCAAAGCAAAAGAAATTCACACCTCAACATTAAAAAGCTTTAGCCACTTTTTGACGGAGCCAACGACTAGCTTAGCGGTAAAAAAATCGCGTTTGGTGTTCAGCAAGACGTCAGCCAAAGCCATTGATAGTAAATTCCCTGTGTCTTGGCCGCTGGAAAAAACCGATTTTACCTTGTCGAATGAAGCAAATGTTTTCTCACGAGATTCTCTTGATATAGGCGCACGCTTTTTTATCAATTACCTCCCTATGGGGAAAAAGCCATTGAAGGTCATTGATCTTGGCTGCGGTAATGGTGTCATCGGATTGATGACGCTCGCAAAAATGCCAAATGCCACCGTCACCTTTATCGACGAGTCCGCGATGGCGGTGCATAGCGCGGAGCAAAATGTCGTGGATAACCTACCCGAGCGTGTCGCTGATTGTCAGTTCGTTCAAAACGACTGCCTTACGGGTTTTGAAAATTACGGTGCGGATCTGATACTGTGTAACCCACCATTCCATCAGGCCAACGCAATCACCGATCACATTGCTTGGCAGATGTTTTTACAAGCTAAGGCTGCGCTTCGCCAAGGGGGAGAGTTAAGAATTATCGGTAACCGCCACTTGGAATACGACGACAAACTCAAGCGTTTGTTCGGTAACAGCAAGACACTAGGCAACAACAAAAAATTCACTGTTTTAAGTGCAATAAAGAGGAGCTAA
- a CDS encoding YajG family lipoprotein, with protein sequence MRFSLLIILLTLILVGCESSPRSVILHPEYQGPSSNALAANVAVKVNDLRTTKYTIRVKNQEPALYVPDANLPVNFNQVLTQALTAHGAQITPVAAAQITVNINRFKAIIDESFSTHQSDAEADVTVLIKQGARSFEKQYKGSANLNGPLKHDQAKVEEQLNNLAQQVVTRIVQDPEFIQFVRGS encoded by the coding sequence ATGCGTTTTTCATTGCTGATTATTTTGCTAACCTTGATACTCGTGGGCTGTGAAAGCTCACCACGCAGTGTCATTCTTCATCCGGAGTATCAAGGACCTTCGTCAAACGCGCTTGCCGCCAACGTGGCGGTCAAAGTAAACGATCTACGAACCACAAAATACACCATTCGCGTGAAAAACCAAGAGCCCGCACTTTACGTACCTGATGCTAATTTACCAGTTAATTTCAATCAGGTATTAACGCAAGCACTCACCGCACATGGCGCGCAAATAACACCGGTCGCTGCTGCGCAAATCACTGTGAATATCAATCGCTTTAAAGCCATTATTGATGAATCTTTCTCGACTCATCAAAGTGATGCTGAAGCTGACGTCACCGTACTGATAAAGCAAGGCGCTCGCAGTTTCGAAAAGCAATATAAAGGTAGTGCTAATTTAAATGGCCCACTAAAACACGACCAAGCCAAAGTCGAAGAGCAGCTCAACAACCTAGCTCAACAGGTTGTTACTCGAATCGTTCAAGATCCTGAATTTATTCAATTTGTGAGAGGAAGTTAA
- a CDS encoding peptidylprolyl isomerase codes for MKKIILSLTVLLLSMNVFAEMNGKFVQKNNLFPRVQINTSKGPIIVELDRSRAPITVNNFLTYVINKDYNGSVFHRVERDEANEKDFVIQGGGYDKEYDGMFEREAIFNESGNGLKNDMYTIAMAYQDNKPHSGTRQFFFNMDDNDHLNPGRGWGFAVFGNVSEGYETLDAIMKVETGYNEKLGYTFIPKEPVIILSVEVLKQPE; via the coding sequence ATGAAAAAAATAATTCTAAGCTTAACCGTCCTATTATTAAGTATGAATGTATTTGCCGAAATGAACGGTAAATTCGTACAAAAGAATAATCTATTCCCTCGAGTTCAGATCAATACCAGTAAAGGGCCGATTATTGTCGAACTAGACAGATCGAGAGCGCCTATCACAGTAAATAACTTTTTAACTTACGTTATCAATAAAGACTATAACGGCTCTGTCTTTCATCGAGTTGAGCGTGATGAAGCCAACGAAAAAGACTTTGTTATCCAAGGTGGAGGTTACGACAAAGAGTACGATGGTATGTTTGAGCGCGAAGCTATCTTCAATGAAAGCGGTAATGGTTTGAAAAATGATATGTATACCATTGCCATGGCCTACCAAGACAACAAACCACACTCAGGTACCAGACAGTTTTTCTTTAATATGGATGACAACGATCACTTGAACCCGGGTAGAGGCTGGGGTTTTGCCGTGTTCGGAAACGTCTCTGAAGGCTATGAAACACTGGACGCAATTATGAAGGTGGAAACCGGCTACAATGAAAAGCTTGGCTATACCTTTATACCCAAAGAGCCCGTCATTATTCTTTCAGTCGAAGTATTAAAGCAGCCAGAGTAA
- a CDS encoding AmpG family muropeptide MFS transporter — translation MLISSSFSQYLGYYKDKHLLTVFAFGISSGFPWVLIGSVMSAWLKDEGLSRSTIGLFGLVYGAYTINFLWSPLVDRIKIPLLYNRLGQRRSWIASCQFIIIVATFALATISIKDHLSHAALLCFIIALFSATQDIAIDAYRIDILPEDESEKATAAAAMATSGWWSGYALLGAIPFFMADLPGFSWPIIYQMLSVIVVCLLVVTLLAKEPKSHREQVQAQLQKSYEQKLNHSASSNASKKIYAWLAVTLVEPFKRFFEKNGVKTACALLAFIFLFKIGEAFLARMSIVFYKEVGFTNTQIGQYSKLGTGVITIVFAFLGSIFNHKYGIVKGLFVSGVAMAASNLMFSWIAIAGPKEHLYALAIVVDGFTQAWSLVAMVAFISMLCDRAFSATHYALLASLGSLGRTVLSGYSGFVIDDLLGGNWALFFALTALMVLPSLLFLYLIRHKLYAIEKAYHANKS, via the coding sequence ATGTTGATATCATCTAGCTTTTCGCAATATCTTGGTTATTACAAAGACAAACATCTATTAACTGTCTTTGCTTTTGGAATAAGTAGCGGTTTTCCTTGGGTATTGATTGGCTCGGTGATGTCAGCTTGGCTTAAAGATGAAGGGTTAAGCCGTAGCACCATTGGCCTATTTGGCTTAGTATATGGCGCCTATACAATTAACTTTTTGTGGTCCCCACTCGTTGACCGCATAAAAATTCCCCTGCTGTATAATCGCTTAGGGCAAAGACGAAGCTGGATAGCAAGTTGCCAGTTTATTATTATTGTTGCCACCTTTGCATTAGCCACTATTTCAATTAAAGACCATCTTTCGCATGCTGCATTATTGTGCTTTATTATTGCGTTATTTTCAGCTACCCAAGATATTGCAATAGATGCTTATCGCATCGACATTTTACCAGAAGACGAAAGTGAAAAGGCAACAGCAGCGGCAGCGATGGCGACTTCAGGTTGGTGGTCTGGCTATGCCTTACTCGGTGCAATTCCGTTCTTTATGGCTGATTTACCCGGCTTTAGTTGGCCCATTATCTATCAGATGCTAAGCGTCATCGTAGTGTGTTTATTAGTTGTCACTTTGTTGGCAAAAGAACCAAAGTCTCATCGCGAGCAAGTACAGGCACAGCTACAGAAGAGTTACGAGCAAAAACTTAACCACAGCGCTTCATCAAATGCTTCTAAAAAGATCTATGCCTGGCTTGCCGTGACTCTGGTTGAACCCTTTAAGCGATTTTTTGAAAAAAATGGGGTTAAAACGGCATGCGCCCTACTCGCCTTTATTTTCCTATTTAAGATAGGAGAGGCCTTTTTAGCCCGTATGTCCATCGTATTTTATAAAGAAGTCGGTTTTACAAACACCCAAATTGGGCAATATTCAAAGCTTGGTACCGGTGTGATCACTATCGTATTTGCTTTTCTTGGCAGTATCTTTAACCATAAATACGGTATCGTGAAGGGCCTATTTGTTAGTGGTGTTGCAATGGCCGCATCAAATTTAATGTTTTCTTGGATTGCGATTGCAGGCCCTAAAGAACATCTATACGCGCTAGCAATTGTGGTGGACGGCTTTACCCAAGCTTGGTCACTGGTAGCAATGGTGGCGTTTATTTCTATGCTTTGTGATAGAGCGTTTAGCGCAACCCACTATGCCTTACTTGCATCACTTGGTAGCTTAGGCCGTACCGTGCTATCAGGCTATAGTGGTTTTGTGATAGATGATTTGCTTGGAGGTAATTGGGCACTCTTCTTCGCGCTAACTGCGCTTATGGTGCTTCCGTCATTATTGTTTTTATATTTAATTCGGCACAAGCTTTATGCTATTGAAAAGGCGTATCATGCTAACAAAAGCTAG
- a CDS encoding helix-turn-helix domain-containing protein, producing the protein MMGKTVSSEENGKLTKWLKSKRHEKGHTMRSLAQVLGTPHSFIGKIENQERRLDVIEFLRYCEVLEVDPYEGLQLIKEDQ; encoded by the coding sequence ATGATGGGTAAAACGGTTTCTTCTGAAGAAAACGGCAAACTAACGAAGTGGCTAAAATCAAAGCGCCACGAGAAAGGTCACACAATGCGTAGTCTTGCGCAGGTGTTAGGTACGCCTCATTCATTCATCGGTAAAATTGAAAACCAAGAGCGTCGATTGGATGTCATTGAGTTTTTACGTTACTGCGAAGTGTTAGAAGTTGATCCTTATGAAGGCTTACAGCTAATCAAAGAAGATCAATAA
- the erpA gene encoding iron-sulfur cluster insertion protein ErpA: MSEQLPIQFSDAAASRVKELIEEEENANLKLRVYVTGGGCSGFQYGFTFDEKVNPGDLEIVKNGVTMVVDPMSIQYLIDGIVDYTEGLEGARFFVNNPNATTTCGCGASFSV, from the coding sequence ATGTCTGAACAATTACCAATTCAGTTTTCTGACGCTGCCGCAAGCCGCGTAAAGGAACTTATTGAAGAAGAAGAGAATGCCAATCTTAAGCTACGCGTGTATGTAACGGGTGGCGGTTGCTCAGGCTTTCAATATGGTTTCACTTTCGATGAAAAAGTAAATCCAGGTGATTTGGAAATCGTAAAAAACGGTGTCACTATGGTTGTCGATCCTATGAGTATTCAGTATTTAATCGACGGCATCGTGGATTATACTGAAGGGCTTGAGGGCGCACGTTTCTTTGTGAACAATCCCAATGCAACAACCACTTGTGGCTGTGGCGCAAGTTTCAGCGTCTAG